One window of the Papaver somniferum cultivar HN1 unplaced genomic scaffold, ASM357369v1 unplaced-scaffold_13433, whole genome shotgun sequence genome contains the following:
- the LOC113333851 gene encoding F-box/kelch-repeat protein At3g06240-like, with protein sequence MVAFGYDCKCNDYKLFAAGSTSSRKMLFDMYSVALNSWKSIEEVPYGFPEGFKSGVLVNGNFHWLADRPEDCSGFLVSLDISNEIFKEMELPIENLEDDLYFYEVGVLEGCLGLLEDLYDDHVRLWVMQNYGVGDSWTVRYTFKDHRILNRDVRLTWSFKSGEILLGGVGTYGLLVCDPKYGRNREPNVSRSRLYQQELYFESLVSLKSSTYVDGKEEIEEPNKKKTRN encoded by the coding sequence ATGGTTGCATTTGGTTATGACTGCAAGTGTAATGATTACAAGCTATTCGCTGCAGGCTCAACAAGTTCACGTAAAATGTTATTCGACATGTATTCGGTTGCATTAAATTCATGGAAAAGCATTGAAGAGGTACCTTATGGGTTTCCTGAGGGCTTCAAATCTGGAGTGCTTGTTAATGGAAATTTCCATTGGTTGGCTGATAGGCCAGAAGATTGTTCTGGTTTTCTGGTCTCTCTAGACATCAGCAACGAGATTTTCAAAGAAATGGAACTACCAATAGAAAATCTGGAGGATGACCTTTATTTTTATGAGGTGGGGGTGTTGGAAGGGTGCCTTGGTTTACTCGAAGACCTTTATGATGATCATGTTAGATTATGGGTAATGCAGAATTATGGAGTTGGAGATTCTTGGACTGTCCGTTATACTTTCAAGGATCATAGAATTTTAAATCGCGACGTGAGGCTTACGTGGTCTTTTAAAAGTGGCGAGATTTTATTGGGGGGTGTTGGTACTTATGGTCTACTTGTATGTGatccaaaatatggaagaaatagAGAGCCAAACGTTTCACGTTCACGCTTGTACCAACAGGAGCTTTATTTTGAAAGCTTAGTTTCACTCAAGTCGAGTACTTATGTGGATGGAAAAGAAGAAATAGAGGAACCAAATAAGAAGAAGACGAGGAACTGA